In a genomic window of Hyphomonas sp.:
- a CDS encoding CaiB/BaiF CoA-transferase family protein, with translation MSKGPLQGIRIVEIEGIGPAPFCGMHLADLGADVVLIERKTKGSDPGSTLPVGILKRGKRSIALDLKDSEDRAVALDLIATADALIEGMRPGVMERLGLGPEVCLGRNPQLVFGRMTGWGQAGPLAQAAGHDINYVSVSSAAWFASPTGTRSLPPPGLVGDIGGGANYLTIGILAGILKARATGEGDVIDAAIVDGSAHMMNLIFDLLPSGMMQAERGRGFLDDSPWYSSYRCADGRDITLGALEPKFYAELLQRLGLTGDPDFEDQYDRDSWSKQSEKFRALFATEPSAYWQDLLEGTDACFGLVESPISAPLHPHNLARGIFENSQGYVQAVPAPRFQSNVQAIPGPAPEHGQHQQELLKELKTRN, from the coding sequence GTGTCTAAAGGGCCTCTGCAGGGCATTCGGATTGTCGAAATCGAGGGCATTGGGCCGGCGCCCTTTTGTGGCATGCATCTGGCCGATCTGGGCGCGGATGTCGTTCTCATAGAGCGAAAGACCAAGGGCTCCGATCCGGGATCGACTTTGCCTGTCGGCATTCTGAAAAGAGGCAAGCGCTCGATCGCTCTGGACCTGAAAGACTCTGAAGACCGCGCGGTCGCGCTGGATCTGATTGCGACGGCGGACGCCCTGATCGAGGGCATGCGGCCGGGAGTGATGGAACGCCTGGGCCTTGGTCCGGAAGTTTGTCTGGGGCGGAACCCACAGCTTGTCTTTGGTCGCATGACGGGCTGGGGGCAGGCGGGACCGCTCGCCCAGGCGGCTGGACATGATATCAATTATGTATCCGTCAGTTCAGCTGCCTGGTTTGCAAGCCCAACTGGAACGCGATCACTGCCGCCACCAGGCTTGGTCGGGGACATTGGCGGCGGTGCGAACTATCTGACGATTGGCATTCTCGCGGGCATTCTAAAGGCCAGAGCCACCGGTGAGGGCGATGTGATTGATGCAGCGATTGTCGATGGGTCGGCGCATATGATGAACCTCATCTTCGATTTGCTGCCCAGCGGCATGATGCAAGCCGAGCGCGGGCGCGGCTTTCTGGATGATTCCCCTTGGTACAGTTCCTATCGCTGTGCAGACGGGCGTGACATCACGCTTGGCGCGCTAGAACCGAAATTTTACGCAGAACTTCTACAGCGCCTCGGTCTTACAGGCGATCCCGACTTCGAAGACCAGTATGATCGTGATAGCTGGTCGAAGCAGTCAGAGAAGTTTCGTGCTCTTTTCGCAACCGAACCATCTGCATACTGGCAAGACTTACTAGAGGGGACCGATGCATGCTTTGGCCTTGTGGAAAGTCCGATCAGTGCACCTTTGCACCCTCATAATCTGGCGCGCGGAATCTTTGAAAACAGCCAGGGTTATGTTCAGGCTGTTCCGGCCCCGCGTTTCCAATCGAACGTGCAGGCAATCCCCGGTCCAGCACCTGAGCATGGTCAGCACCAGCAAGAGCTGCTCAAGGAGTTGAAAACCCGCAACTAG
- a CDS encoding acyl-CoA dehydrogenase family protein: MIGGLDIFFDKAELAAIESLRRYLDEQLEPELAAHGEDFVPKDKMQSWTQKLAEFGLVNAPQPESAGGLGLSWKLHVQLIEELAYSSGDLAIAALVNGSAASMLVKLAPEHIKTRYLPRLLAGELFASVGISEPDVGSDVAAAKTRAVRDGDHWVISGEKTWITNGEYSDFFICTCRTGENELTHILLDRNEHPYEVRGIPKIALNRQSTSQVFLDDVRVPVENTIGEIGSGLKNTLTLFERARVHVGSWGYGMARRALDESIKYAIDRSQHGKPIAGHQLIAEKLAVMATEIDAARLLSLRAAGMIDAGQRCDKECAMAKWYGTEIAVSATRQAVQIHGGNGVTKEFIVERLAREAMIAPIPDGTTEIQKLLIGRSLTGVSAFR; encoded by the coding sequence ATGATTGGGGGATTAGATATTTTCTTTGACAAGGCTGAGCTCGCCGCAATCGAAAGCCTGCGTCGCTATCTTGATGAGCAGCTGGAGCCGGAACTGGCTGCGCATGGGGAAGACTTCGTTCCAAAGGACAAAATGCAAAGCTGGACGCAAAAGCTGGCAGAATTTGGTCTCGTCAACGCCCCACAGCCGGAATCTGCCGGCGGGCTGGGGTTGTCCTGGAAGCTGCACGTTCAACTAATTGAAGAGCTTGCCTATAGTTCGGGAGACTTGGCGATAGCCGCACTTGTTAATGGCAGCGCAGCGTCGATGCTGGTCAAACTCGCGCCGGAGCACATCAAGACACGTTACCTGCCTAGATTGTTGGCGGGGGAACTTTTTGCGTCTGTCGGCATTTCCGAGCCGGATGTCGGTTCGGATGTCGCGGCGGCGAAAACCAGGGCTGTGCGAGATGGTGACCATTGGGTGATTTCTGGTGAGAAAACATGGATCACCAATGGTGAGTACTCAGATTTTTTCATCTGCACCTGCCGAACTGGCGAGAACGAACTGACCCATATCCTGCTCGATCGCAATGAGCATCCTTATGAAGTCCGCGGTATTCCAAAGATCGCGCTCAATCGACAATCAACATCACAGGTTTTTCTCGATGATGTGCGCGTTCCGGTCGAGAATACTATCGGTGAAATAGGCTCGGGTCTGAAGAACACGCTCACCCTGTTCGAACGCGCGCGAGTTCACGTCGGGTCGTGGGGCTATGGCATGGCGCGGCGCGCGCTTGATGAGTCAATAAAATATGCAATCGACCGTTCGCAGCATGGCAAACCAATTGCCGGCCACCAGCTCATTGCAGAAAAGTTAGCTGTAATGGCCACAGAGATCGATGCAGCGCGCCTGTTGTCTTTGCGCGCAGCGGGCATGATTGACGCCGGACAGCGCTGCGACAAGGAGTGCGCAATGGCAAAATGGTACGGTACCGAAATCGCTGTCAGTGCAACGCGCCAGGCAGTACAGATTCACGGCGGTAATGGCGTCACGAAGGAGTTCATTGTCGAGCGCCTCGCCCGCGAAGCGATGATCGCACCCATTCCGGATGGAACGACTGAGATCCAGAAACTCCTTATCGGGCGGAGCCTGACGGGCGTCTCGGCGTTCAGGTGA
- a CDS encoding TonB-dependent receptor, giving the protein MRHQLLRGTLLLGTAIALATSLPAIAQDASVEQETAEEARELETVVVRGEYIPAPQRETSQVASFLAPEDLARQGDSNAALALTRLSGLSIVSDRFAYVRGLGDRYSAALLNGSPLPSPEPLRRTVPLDLFPSNALDGATVQKTFSVNYPGEFGGGIIDLRTLRQPSENFFNLKIGASANTVTTFDRGIFVRGSDTDATGYDDGLRDLPQPLGLVLSLDQSLNSLDDDAIEAVGESLVNTPLSVIQEEDLAPNYNGSVEFGRIVEGKDFDVGIIGIAGFDSGWSTKNATRQFVQGNVLGNDLRTFETTYEATVNALGSATINWYSGHEVQATVFYVHDTSKEAQIDTGTDFNAQGSSGEIFDESTGWYERGLLFGQLRGEHEFDQLVLSWRGSLAQSTRDAPYERSLRRFINDDGVPAYLVANSYDIRFSDLTDDIAGFGGDAEYTFELNDTREAVLSAGFDVSSTDREYNFYAFRFAGGNSISEDIQIQRPDFLFSPDNIDPARFVLQEVTTPNDSYEGQLDVYAAYVEGDIEWTDFIQTTAGLRYEEAEQKVRTFDRFGNEGAGAVNLENDYLLPSLTFTWNFAEDLQLRLGYSQTIARPQFRELALSNYFDPESERSYRGNNGLVDTELTNYDARLEYYLDPNEFITLAGFYKELENPIEEVQFSTSTFVFESTFINSPKAELFGGEFEYRTLFDIPLDTAFFNDRDGRFSINYTYTSSEVQADEGDQVFDPISRTLRDASFFGLDGSDLQGTPENILNVQLGWESDVEQLTLLFGWVDERILQRGIDQPGSALPDIIEDPGMQLDLVYNRDFLVSGREFTLGLSGRNLLDEAHEEFQLNEGELGRTEFNTYDRGQSFSVSLTAKF; this is encoded by the coding sequence ATGAGACACCAATTGCTAAGAGGGACCTTGCTGCTCGGGACAGCAATCGCCCTGGCCACTTCACTTCCCGCGATCGCACAGGACGCCTCTGTCGAGCAGGAAACTGCCGAAGAGGCTCGTGAGCTTGAAACGGTTGTTGTGCGCGGCGAGTACATTCCGGCTCCGCAGCGCGAAACCTCACAGGTTGCCTCCTTCCTCGCGCCGGAGGATCTCGCGCGCCAGGGCGACTCCAACGCTGCTTTGGCGCTGACCCGCCTGTCGGGCCTCAGCATCGTGTCCGACCGTTTTGCCTATGTCCGCGGCCTCGGTGACCGGTATTCCGCCGCGCTGCTCAACGGGTCACCATTGCCGAGCCCGGAGCCGCTGCGCCGGACCGTGCCGCTGGACCTTTTTCCGTCCAACGCCCTTGATGGCGCTACGGTGCAGAAGACGTTCTCCGTGAATTATCCGGGCGAGTTCGGGGGCGGCATCATCGACCTGCGCACGCTGCGCCAGCCCAGCGAGAATTTCTTCAATCTGAAGATCGGCGCCAGCGCCAACACGGTCACGACGTTCGACCGCGGCATTTTCGTGCGCGGGTCCGACACGGATGCCACCGGCTATGATGACGGGCTGCGTGACCTTCCGCAGCCGCTCGGCCTGGTGCTCAGCCTCGACCAGAGCCTCAACAGCCTGGATGACGACGCCATCGAAGCGGTTGGCGAGAGCCTTGTGAACACGCCGCTCAGCGTGATCCAGGAAGAAGACCTTGCGCCGAACTATAATGGTTCTGTGGAATTCGGCCGGATTGTCGAAGGCAAGGATTTCGATGTCGGAATCATCGGCATTGCCGGCTTCGACTCCGGCTGGTCGACAAAGAACGCCACGCGCCAGTTTGTGCAGGGCAACGTGCTGGGAAATGACCTGCGCACGTTCGAAACCACCTATGAGGCCACGGTCAACGCGCTCGGCTCGGCGACCATCAACTGGTATTCCGGACATGAAGTCCAAGCGACGGTCTTCTATGTCCACGACACGTCCAAGGAAGCCCAGATCGATACCGGTACGGACTTCAACGCCCAGGGCAGCTCGGGCGAAATCTTCGACGAGTCGACCGGCTGGTATGAGCGCGGCCTGCTCTTCGGTCAGCTGCGCGGCGAACACGAGTTCGACCAGCTTGTCCTGTCCTGGCGTGGCTCGCTCGCACAGTCGACCCGCGATGCGCCCTATGAGCGTTCGCTGCGCCGTTTCATCAATGATGATGGCGTGCCGGCCTATCTTGTGGCCAACAGCTACGACATCCGCTTTTCCGACCTGACCGACGACATTGCCGGCTTCGGAGGAGACGCGGAATACACGTTCGAACTGAATGATACGCGCGAAGCCGTGCTGTCTGCCGGCTTCGACGTGTCGTCCACGGATCGCGAGTACAATTTCTATGCGTTCCGGTTTGCCGGCGGCAACTCGATCTCGGAAGACATCCAGATCCAGCGTCCGGATTTCCTGTTCAGCCCGGACAATATCGATCCGGCCCGCTTCGTGCTTCAGGAGGTCACCACCCCGAACGATTCCTATGAAGGGCAGCTGGACGTGTATGCCGCCTATGTTGAAGGCGACATCGAATGGACCGACTTCATCCAGACCACTGCCGGTCTGCGCTATGAGGAAGCCGAACAGAAGGTTCGCACCTTTGACCGGTTCGGGAATGAGGGCGCCGGCGCCGTCAATCTCGAGAATGACTATCTCCTGCCGTCGCTGACCTTCACCTGGAACTTCGCGGAAGACCTCCAGCTTCGCCTGGGTTATTCGCAGACCATTGCACGGCCGCAGTTCCGCGAACTGGCCCTGTCGAACTATTTCGATCCGGAAAGCGAGCGCTCCTATCGGGGCAATAATGGCCTCGTCGACACCGAACTGACCAATTATGATGCGCGCCTTGAATACTATCTGGACCCGAACGAATTCATCACGCTGGCCGGCTTCTACAAGGAACTCGAAAACCCGATCGAGGAAGTGCAGTTCTCCACCTCGACCTTCGTGTTCGAGTCCACTTTCATCAACTCGCCGAAGGCCGAGCTGTTCGGGGGCGAATTCGAATATCGCACTCTGTTCGACATTCCGCTCGACACTGCCTTCTTCAATGACCGCGATGGCCGGTTCTCGATCAACTACACCTACACGTCTTCCGAAGTTCAGGCGGATGAAGGCGACCAGGTGTTCGACCCGATCTCGCGCACGCTGCGGGATGCCAGCTTCTTCGGTCTTGATGGGTCCGACCTGCAGGGCACGCCTGAGAACATCCTCAACGTCCAACTGGGCTGGGAATCGGATGTCGAGCAGCTGACCCTGCTGTTCGGCTGGGTCGACGAGCGCATTCTTCAGCGCGGCATCGACCAGCCGGGATCTGCCCTGCCGGACATTATCGAGGATCCGGGCATGCAGCTTGACCTCGTCTATAACCGCGACTTCCTGGTCAGCGGCCGTGAGTTCACCCTGGGCCTCAGCGGGCGCAACCTGCTGGATGAGGCGCACGAGGAATTCCAGCTGAATGAGGGCGAGCTCGGCCGGACTGAGTTCAACACTTATGATCGCGGCCAGAGCTTCTCGGTCAGCCTGACAGCAAAGTTCTAG
- a CDS encoding thiolase family protein has protein sequence MSDSKIYIVGVGMTHFGRHLEASISELLDTAILRAADDAGCTKAAVEAVYHSSATQGFLQGQTFVPGQVALSKIGLTGIPAFNIENACASSSSSFHLAVQALKAGMQDVVLAAGVEKMNVPDKARMFAVFDGGWDVETPEENAKRLLQLGEGVAEPEGSESERPYSVFMKIYAAFGRNHMKRYGTTQRQIAAIAAKNHQHSEHNEYSQYRQPYTIDEILSAPPITYPLTLPMCSPISDGAAAVILCNEEGLRKIGATTSRAVQVMASAVASGNPARSADAPERHVARIAAERAYEMACLSPEDMDVAEVHDATAIGELMHAENLMLVPIGEAGPAAERGDFTIGGSIPINPSGGLESKGHPIGATGLGQIHELVTQLRGEAGKRQVDGARHAIHENSGGLIGIEEGVAVVNIFKRANA, from the coding sequence TTGTCGGATAGTAAGATTTATATTGTAGGCGTCGGCATGACGCATTTCGGGCGGCATCTGGAAGCAAGTATTTCTGAATTGCTGGACACCGCCATTTTGCGTGCGGCGGATGATGCAGGCTGCACCAAGGCCGCCGTGGAGGCAGTTTACCATTCCAGTGCGACCCAAGGGTTCTTGCAGGGACAAACCTTTGTTCCTGGCCAGGTTGCGCTCAGCAAGATCGGGCTGACAGGTATTCCCGCATTCAATATTGAAAACGCCTGTGCGTCCAGTTCATCCTCCTTTCACCTTGCTGTTCAGGCGCTTAAGGCTGGTATGCAGGACGTTGTCCTGGCGGCGGGTGTCGAGAAAATGAACGTGCCTGACAAGGCGAGGATGTTCGCTGTGTTCGATGGCGGTTGGGATGTTGAGACACCTGAGGAGAATGCCAAAAGGCTTCTCCAGTTGGGCGAAGGTGTTGCCGAACCGGAGGGATCGGAATCTGAACGCCCTTATAGCGTATTCATGAAAATCTACGCAGCGTTCGGCCGGAACCATATGAAGCGCTATGGCACGACTCAGCGCCAGATTGCTGCGATAGCCGCGAAAAATCATCAGCATTCAGAGCACAATGAGTATTCGCAATACCGTCAGCCTTACACGATTGATGAAATTCTTTCAGCACCTCCCATCACTTACCCTTTGACGCTGCCAATGTGCTCACCGATCTCGGATGGTGCTGCAGCGGTCATCCTTTGCAATGAGGAAGGCTTGAGGAAGATTGGTGCCACTACGTCACGAGCCGTCCAGGTTATGGCCAGCGCCGTTGCAAGTGGAAACCCCGCGCGCAGCGCCGATGCACCGGAACGCCATGTTGCGCGAATTGCCGCTGAGAGGGCGTATGAAATGGCCTGCCTTTCACCAGAAGACATGGACGTTGCCGAGGTGCACGATGCAACCGCGATTGGTGAGTTGATGCACGCCGAGAACTTGATGTTAGTTCCGATCGGTGAAGCAGGCCCGGCAGCGGAACGCGGGGACTTCACGATTGGCGGCTCAATCCCGATCAATCCGTCTGGCGGGCTGGAGTCCAAAGGCCACCCCATCGGCGCAACCGGGCTGGGGCAAATTCATGAGCTTGTCACCCAATTACGCGGCGAAGCTGGAAAGCGCCAGGTTGATGGTGCCCGACACGCTATCCACGAAAACAGCGGCGGCCTAATTGGCATTGAGGAGGGTGTTGCTGTGGTCAACATTTTCAAGAGGGCAAATGCATGA
- a CDS encoding AraC family transcriptional regulator encodes MNHTSSGKAQPELSETRSVIASWLIQIVAILDEFDFSIDVPDLLRRAEVDPDILQDPNARVRSRRFSRFIELIVEATGDETIGLKLAERNTPGSMHALGYSLFSSRTLETFFHRFDRFFRLISHSAETRSEIRKGCLIHSIELKEDVPPVRQDVFLATVLRFVRMVYRADYSPVLVRMRRPKPGKVAMDEFDAFFCCPIEYGHDSLELHVAEKDYTRVLRGANSDIVRRNDQIAMEYIARFDEQQIIPRIRAAIVEMLPDGAVSLESVSRELNTSNRSLQRQLQDEGTTFNTVLDDVRQHLAIGYLRTGRRSIKEISYLLGYKDPSNFSRAFRRLTGQSPQEFLENERQLDDS; translated from the coding sequence TTGAACCACACATCATCAGGTAAGGCGCAACCAGAATTGAGTGAGACGCGGTCAGTCATTGCATCCTGGCTCATACAGATTGTGGCCATATTGGACGAATTTGACTTTTCCATTGATGTACCAGATCTACTGCGGCGTGCGGAAGTTGATCCTGATATTCTCCAGGACCCGAATGCCAGGGTGCGGTCTAGACGATTCAGTCGCTTCATTGAGCTCATCGTAGAGGCGACAGGTGATGAGACGATCGGGCTGAAGCTGGCCGAGCGAAATACGCCCGGCTCAATGCATGCGCTTGGGTATTCATTGTTCTCAAGCCGAACGCTGGAAACATTCTTCCACCGGTTTGATCGTTTTTTCAGGCTAATTTCTCATTCTGCTGAGACAAGGTCTGAAATCAGGAAGGGGTGCCTCATTCATTCCATTGAACTCAAGGAAGACGTGCCGCCGGTCCGCCAGGATGTTTTTTTGGCGACGGTGCTTCGCTTCGTCAGAATGGTTTACCGAGCGGACTATTCTCCTGTTTTGGTAAGAATGCGTCGTCCGAAACCTGGTAAGGTCGCGATGGATGAATTTGATGCCTTTTTCTGTTGTCCGATCGAATATGGTCACGACAGTCTAGAGCTGCATGTGGCCGAGAAGGACTATACGCGCGTGCTGCGCGGCGCGAATTCCGACATTGTTCGAAGGAATGACCAGATTGCGATGGAATACATTGCCCGGTTCGATGAACAACAAATTATTCCGCGGATCCGGGCGGCGATTGTCGAAATGCTACCGGATGGAGCTGTCTCCCTGGAGTCGGTTTCAAGAGAGCTAAATACAAGTAACCGAAGTCTTCAGCGCCAATTGCAGGATGAGGGCACAACCTTCAACACCGTGCTCGACGATGTTCGCCAGCATCTCGCTATCGGCTATTTGCGGACAGGTCGTCGGTCCATCAAGGAGATATCGTATCTGTTGGGATACAAGGACCCCAGCAATTTCTCCCGTGCGTTTCGCCGGTTAACGGGGCAGTCCCCGCAGGAATTCCTCGAGAATGAGCGCCAGCTGGACGATAGCTGA
- a CDS encoding enoyl-CoA hydratase/isomerase family protein: MLGIGQLSFETLKFEAEDSCARITLTRPSSMNALSALMVNELAQCVKDVAERDEIRVLTITGSGRAFCCGADLKGVLGEVQAGDNTGFLGFLRDIQNVFLAIRALPKPTIAALNGLTLAGGLELAMTCDVVMAARSARLGDAHSNFGVLPGGGGSLLPRYVGEKKANYLLFSGDHWSAEAFREAGFVSQVVEDDDLSSVAEALAAKLAEKSPLVLQRMKEMVAGSAHLSAREAIALEMRHLEAHAKSADFLEGLSAFSEKRTPKYSGQ, encoded by the coding sequence ATGCTTGGAATTGGACAATTGTCGTTTGAAACCCTGAAATTTGAGGCGGAAGATTCGTGTGCACGAATTACCCTGACGCGTCCGAGCAGCATGAATGCACTGTCCGCTCTAATGGTGAATGAACTTGCGCAATGTGTGAAAGATGTTGCCGAGCGCGATGAGATTCGAGTGCTGACTATCACTGGGAGCGGGCGCGCCTTTTGCTGCGGTGCTGACCTGAAGGGCGTTTTGGGGGAAGTTCAGGCTGGTGACAATACCGGGTTTCTTGGCTTCCTTCGCGACATTCAGAACGTGTTTTTGGCTATTCGTGCTTTGCCGAAGCCGACAATTGCAGCGCTCAATGGATTGACTTTGGCCGGCGGACTGGAGCTAGCCATGACCTGCGATGTCGTGATGGCGGCGCGCAGTGCGCGGCTGGGCGACGCCCATTCCAATTTTGGTGTTCTGCCGGGCGGCGGGGGATCTCTCTTGCCGAGGTATGTTGGCGAAAAGAAAGCGAATTATCTCCTATTCTCCGGCGATCATTGGTCGGCGGAAGCGTTTCGTGAAGCCGGATTTGTAAGCCAAGTTGTTGAGGATGACGACTTGTCATCGGTTGCAGAGGCGCTTGCTGCAAAGCTGGCGGAGAAAAGCCCGCTTGTACTTCAGCGTATGAAGGAGATGGTTGCCGGAAGCGCACACTTGTCCGCGCGCGAAGCCATCGCGTTGGAAATGCGCCATCTCGAAGCGCATGCAAAATCCGCTGACTTCCTCGAAGGGCTTTCAGCCTTCAGTGAGAAACGAACACCGAAATATTCAGGCCAGTAG
- a CDS encoding PQQ-dependent dehydrogenase, methanol/ethanol family — translation MNGKKMPATALKVILTGATIGLLAACGGAVDSGDASTQASQGINEERLLNAAGEPHNWLTHGGTFSETRFSALDAINLETIDQLDLAWAAPLGSYRGVEATPIIVDGVMYTTGSWSEVLALNAATGEILWRYDPEVPRSKGAHACCDVVNRGVAVYNDKVIFGSLDGRLIALDSKSGEQIWETRTVPLEEPYTITGAPRIVKGKVIIGNGGGEFGVRGFVAAYDAETGEQAWKFYTVPGNPDNGFENEAIEMAAETWTGEWWKLGGGGTVWDSMAFDPELDLLYIGVGNGSPWNQKVRSPDGGDNLFLSSIVALRPDTGEYVWHYQTTPGETWDYTATQNIILADLEIEGELRQVLMQAPKNGFFYVIDRISGELISAEPFVPINWATHIDMETGRPVENPEARYLSGGPALVKPSPFGAHNWHPMSFNPETGLVYIPAQDVPFLYSDQIEGEIARFDRDAFNIGVSLTDALPETEEARRTLLRQLVQAHLAAWDPVAQKEVWRVQHERMWNGGTLTTSGDLVFQGTTSGVFNAYNAKTGEELWSYPVGVAMVGGPVAYEVNGEQYVAVSAGWGSGANLLAGFYVGQTGGPVEGHVLAFKLGGEGELNVAALPQKATPEPARQPHSAEAVVRGTDLYGRFCGVCHGGAAISSGTLPDLRQSATLGIDTFDAFLLQGAGEAIGMPNFAGRLSQQEVDDIEDFILSRAWMAFQDEQQSTSQAE, via the coding sequence ATGAACGGCAAAAAAATGCCCGCTACAGCGCTGAAAGTCATTCTGACGGGCGCTACGATCGGTCTTCTGGCTGCCTGTGGAGGGGCGGTCGACTCTGGCGACGCTTCCACACAAGCCTCCCAGGGGATCAATGAGGAACGTTTGCTCAATGCCGCAGGCGAACCACATAACTGGCTTACTCATGGTGGCACGTTTTCAGAAACGCGGTTTAGCGCGCTTGACGCCATTAATCTGGAAACAATCGACCAGCTGGATCTTGCCTGGGCGGCACCGCTTGGCAGCTATCGTGGCGTAGAGGCAACCCCGATCATTGTTGATGGTGTCATGTACACTACGGGTTCGTGGAGCGAAGTGCTGGCGCTTAATGCTGCCACAGGAGAAATTCTTTGGCGCTACGATCCGGAGGTTCCCCGATCAAAGGGCGCACATGCTTGTTGCGATGTCGTCAATCGCGGCGTGGCTGTCTATAACGACAAGGTCATATTCGGGTCGCTGGATGGTCGTCTGATCGCTCTTGATTCAAAGTCAGGCGAACAGATCTGGGAGACCCGTACTGTACCGCTCGAAGAACCCTATACGATCACAGGGGCGCCTCGCATTGTGAAAGGCAAGGTCATCATCGGAAATGGCGGTGGTGAGTTCGGCGTTCGCGGATTTGTTGCAGCCTATGATGCTGAAACAGGTGAACAGGCCTGGAAGTTCTACACTGTGCCGGGAAATCCGGATAATGGATTCGAAAACGAAGCCATCGAGATGGCTGCTGAGACCTGGACAGGCGAATGGTGGAAGCTGGGCGGTGGCGGGACTGTCTGGGACAGCATGGCATTCGATCCTGAACTGGACCTCCTCTATATCGGCGTTGGAAACGGCTCGCCCTGGAATCAGAAAGTACGAAGCCCGGACGGCGGCGACAATCTGTTCCTGTCATCAATCGTCGCGTTACGTCCAGACACAGGAGAATATGTCTGGCACTATCAGACGACGCCGGGCGAAACTTGGGACTACACAGCTACGCAGAATATCATTCTAGCTGATCTTGAGATCGAGGGAGAGCTTCGTCAGGTGCTGATGCAAGCGCCGAAAAACGGCTTCTTTTATGTCATCGACCGAATAAGCGGCGAACTTATTTCCGCAGAGCCATTTGTTCCCATTAACTGGGCCACACATATCGATATGGAGACCGGGCGTCCTGTTGAAAACCCCGAGGCGCGCTATCTGTCTGGTGGACCTGCGCTCGTCAAACCCAGCCCATTTGGTGCCCACAACTGGCACCCCATGTCATTCAATCCGGAAACAGGGCTGGTATATATTCCCGCACAAGATGTTCCTTTCCTCTATTCCGATCAGATCGAGGGCGAGATTGCCCGCTTTGACCGAGACGCATTCAATATCGGTGTCAGCCTGACAGACGCATTACCGGAAACAGAAGAAGCACGTCGCACACTTCTGCGCCAACTTGTCCAAGCACATCTTGCTGCCTGGGATCCGGTAGCTCAGAAAGAAGTCTGGCGTGTTCAGCATGAGCGAATGTGGAATGGAGGTACGCTGACAACGTCTGGAGATCTGGTATTCCAAGGCACGACGAGCGGCGTTTTCAATGCTTACAACGCCAAAACAGGCGAAGAACTGTGGTCGTATCCGGTTGGTGTCGCAATGGTCGGTGGACCTGTGGCGTATGAGGTCAATGGCGAGCAGTATGTTGCTGTATCAGCTGGTTGGGGCAGTGGTGCCAATTTGCTCGCCGGCTTCTATGTCGGGCAGACAGGAGGCCCGGTTGAAGGCCATGTACTTGCCTTCAAACTTGGCGGAGAGGGCGAGCTAAACGTCGCCGCGCTTCCGCAGAAGGCAACGCCTGAGCCAGCGCGACAGCCGCATTCGGCTGAAGCGGTTGTACGGGGCACAGACCTCTACGGTCGATTCTGCGGTGTCTGCCATGGCGGCGCGGCCATTTCGTCCGGAACGCTCCCCGATCTGAGGCAGTCAGCGACTCTCGGGATAGACACTTTTGATGCTTTCCTCCTTCAAGGGGCCGGCGAAGCGATTGGCATGCCCAACTTCGCCGGCCGCCTAAGCCAACAGGAAGTCGATGATATTGAGGATTTCATCCTCTCTCGAGCCTGGATGGCGTTTCAAGACGAGCAACAGTCGACGTCTCAAGCTGAATAG